In one window of Pseudochaenichthys georgianus chromosome 5, fPseGeo1.2, whole genome shotgun sequence DNA:
- the LOC117447372 gene encoding odorant receptor 131-2-like, translating into MQQWRVRETVFAGCTAAEVGRFQPGNLRPAAGPVVGHLSQTVRLGHASYRAVRKAVLRGVTPAQHTLSAIRVEPAVRRNRPPEHRHEAGPAEALRWYVLYIHLVINDMIMLTLSLGLVIATYTGNPGFIPCWIMLVVLMTTNRNSPLNLAGMALERYIAVCLPLHHVQICTVQRAHLLIALIWLVSFIPAFTDIIIILITQTLSVFSKTVFCNPTFVYNTPYHETLSLVVEWCTPVLLRLPHGGPHLSESAPHSSGVSGVSRASMRNARNTILLHGVQLLLCLLSFIAPFINLFLVTNWPHKTTDIFFSTFVFTNILPRLLSPLIYGLRDKKFRETSGCISALKDAGQWRRG; encoded by the exons ATGCAACAGTGGAGGGTTCGAGAAAcagtgtttgccgggtgcaccgcggcggaggtggggaggttccagccCGGGAACCTCCGCCCCGCCGCGGGACCCGTGGTGGGACACCTGAGTCAGACGGTTCGTCtcggtcacgcttcatatcgggcGGTCAGGAAGGCTGTGCTCCGCGGGGTTACCCCCGCGCAGCACACCCTCTcggccatcagagtcgaaccagcagttcggaggaaccgaccgccagagcaccggcacgaggccgggccggcggaggccctccgatg GTATGTGCTGTACATCCACCTGGTGATTAATGACATGATCATGCTAACACTTTCTCTGGGGCTAGTGATCGCCACCTACACCGGCAACCCAGGATTCATCCCCTGCTGGATCATGCTGGTCGTCTTAATGACCACCAACag GAACAGCCCTCTGAATCTGGCTGGTATGGCGTTGGAGCGTTACATCGCCGTGTGTCTTCCTCTTCATCACGTCCAGATCTGCACGGTGCAGAGAGCCCACCTCCTTATTGCTCTCATCTGGCTCGTGTCCTTCATCCCTGCCTTCACTGACATCATTATCATCCTCATCACTCAGACTCTGTCTGTCTTCTCAAAGACGGTCTTCTGTAACCCCACCTTCGTCTACAACACACCGTACCACGAGACCCTCAGTCTAGTGGTGGAG tggt gTACTCCTGTTCTCCTTCGTCTTCCTCACGGTGGTCCTCACCTATCTGAAAGTGCTCCTCACAGCTCGGGGGTTTCAGGTGTGAGTCGAGCCTCGATGAGAAATGCCCGAAACACCATCCTGCTCCATGGGGTCCAGCTGCTCCTCTGCCTGCTGTCCTTCATCGCGCCCTTCATCAACCTCTTCCTCGTCACCAATTGGCCCCACAAGACAACAGATATCTTCTTCAGTACCTTCGTCTTCACCAACATTCTTCCTCGTCTTCTCAGCCCTCTCATCTACGGCCTCAGAGATAAGAAGTTCCGCGAAACATCCGGATGCATTTCTGCTTTAAAGGATGCAGGACAGTGGAGGAGAGGATGA